The Impatiens glandulifera chromosome 3, dImpGla2.1, whole genome shotgun sequence genome contains a region encoding:
- the LOC124933012 gene encoding 50S ribosomal protein L29, chloroplastic, whose product MLSLCAAPSSTASFVSKPPPPPVLSSRKSGFHGVRVAQLWPIVRNSQVSLSGPSSTSVVMMAKKDEELKDIRTKTTEQLNEEIVELKGELFMLRLQRSVRNEFKSSEFRRMRKRIARMLTVKREREIDEGINKRISRKLDRQWKKSIVVKPPPSLLKLREEEAAEEAKESST is encoded by the exons ATGCTTAGCCTTTGTGCTGCTCCGTCGTCGACCGCCTCCTTTGTTTCCaagccgccgccgccgcctgtTCTCTCTAGCCGTAAATCAGGCTTCCACGGCGTCCGAGTGGCGCAATTATGGCCCATCGTCAGAAACTCTCAGGTCTCGCTCTCCGGTCCTAGTTCAACTTCAGTGGTGATGATGGCTAAGAAAGACGAGGAATTGAAGGATATCAGAACCAAAACGACTGAACAGCTCAACGAAGAGATTGTCGAACTCAAAGGAGAACTCTTCATGCTTCGCCTTCAGAGATCAGTTCGCAATGAGTTCAAATCCAGCGAGTTCCGTCGTATGCGGAAAAGG ATTGCTCGAATGCTGACAGTTAAGAGGGAAAGAGAGATCGACGAAGGAATTAACAAAAGGATATCTCGAAAACTTGACAGACAATGGAAGAAAAGCATTGTTGTGAAACCACCACCTTCATTGTTGAAGTTAAGGGAGGAAGAGGCGGCTGAAGAAGCCAAGGAATCATCTACGTGA
- the LOC124929012 gene encoding transcription factor MYB53-like translates to MGRYPNSYDIIESGLKKGPWTPEEDQKLLNHINQHGYGSWTTLPKLAGLNRCGKSCRLRWTNYLRPDIKRGKFSQDEEQTILNLHSFLGNKWSAIATHLPGRTDNEIKNFWNTHLKKKLIQMGYDPITHKPRTDIFSSLHQYLIALANLTVLAAHQKTSDHQMMMMTLFQPASVLPSIIMNNSTHDHQIHQPYNPLFPSPNDVDQFSVPFAHDLPELKTLDNYMIQDSPNSPWLLPSTSSSPLTLQQGALVAPMADIYDGPEEPNNSSPFWPDALLEDDSLMFHDIN, encoded by the exons ATGGGAAGGTATCCCAATTCATATGATATTATTGAGAGTGGCCTAAAGAAGGGACCATGGACTCCTGAAGAAGATCAAAAGCTTCTCAATCATATTAATCAACATGGCTATGGAAGCTGGACAACCCTCCCTAAACTTGCtg GTCTCAATAGATGCGGAAAGAGTTGCAGACTCAGATGGACCAACTACTTACGACCCGATATAAAGAGAGGCAAATTCTCACAAGACGAAGAACAAACAATTCTCAATCTCCATTCTTTTCTTGGGAAcaa ATGGTCAGCCATTGCAACACATCTACCAGGAAGAACAGATAACGAAATAAAGAATTTTTGGAATACCCATTTAAAGAAGAAGCTAATCCAAATGGGTTATGATCCGATTACCCATAAGCCTAGAACAGATATCTTCTCTAGCTTGCATCAATATCTTATAGCACTTGCTAATCTTACAGTGCTAGCTGCTCATCAAAAAACATCAGATCatcagatgatgatgatgactcTTTTCCAACCTGCATCAGTACTACCTTCTATTATTATGAACAATTCTACTCATGATCATCAGATTCATCAACCTTACAACCCATTATTTCCATCCCCAAATGATGTTGATCAATTTTCAGTCCCTTTTGCCCATGATTTACCCGAGTTGAAGACTCTTGACAATTATATGATCCAAGATTCTCCTAACTCTCCATGGCTGCTGCCATCAACTTCATCTTCTCCATTGACTTTGCAGCAGGGTGCTCTGGTAGCACCCATGGCCGACATCTATGATGGACCAGAAGAGCCTAATAATTCATCTCCCTTCTGGCCTGATGCTCTTCTTGAGGATGACTCATTAATGTTCCATGACATTAATTGA